Proteins found in one Deltaproteobacteria bacterium IMCC39524 genomic segment:
- a CDS encoding SDR family oxidoreductase, whose amino-acid sequence MSEKTVLITGASAGFGEACARIFAAEGARLILTARRSERLAALRDELKESAAGVHIVQLDVRDRAGVEGLVESLPEDFQAIDVLVNNAGLALGLEPAHQVDMEDWEIMVDTNIKGLMYCTRAILPGMVERNRGHIVNISSTAGSWPYPGGNAYGGTKAFVTQFSRNLRADLAGKKVRVTCIQPGMAETEFSNVRFKGDDDKADQFYKGTDPLTALDIAETVAWVVGRPAHVNINSLEIMPVSQSWGAMTIHRED is encoded by the coding sequence ATGTCTGAAAAAACGGTTTTGATTACCGGCGCCTCTGCCGGTTTCGGCGAAGCCTGTGCCCGGATTTTTGCTGCTGAAGGAGCTCGCCTTATTCTGACTGCACGACGGTCTGAGAGGCTCGCGGCTTTACGTGATGAGCTAAAAGAGAGTGCTGCCGGGGTTCATATTGTTCAACTGGATGTGCGTGACCGAGCCGGTGTCGAAGGGCTGGTTGAGTCTCTCCCGGAAGATTTTCAGGCGATCGATGTGCTGGTTAACAACGCTGGCCTGGCGTTAGGCCTTGAACCCGCTCACCAGGTTGATATGGAAGACTGGGAAATCATGGTTGATACCAATATCAAAGGCCTGATGTACTGCACCCGCGCGATTCTGCCCGGCATGGTGGAACGGAACCGGGGTCATATCGTCAATATCAGCTCTACGGCAGGCTCTTGGCCCTATCCTGGCGGGAATGCTTACGGGGGCACCAAAGCCTTTGTGACTCAGTTTTCCCGTAACCTGAGAGCCGATTTGGCTGGTAAGAAAGTCAGGGTAACGTGTATTCAGCCCGGTATGGCGGAAACCGAATTCTCCAATGTTCGTTTTAAAGGGGATGATGATAAGGCGGATCAATTTTATAAAGGAACAGATCCTTTGACTGCTCTTGATATTGCTGAGACTGTGGCTTGGGTGGTTGGTCGGCCGGCTCACGTAAATATCAATTCACTTGAAATTATGCCTGTGAGTCAATCCTGGGGGGCGATGACGATTCATCGTGAGGACTAG
- a CDS encoding Rdx family protein, whose translation MKASIEYCTMUGYEVRAVSLAALLKKHCGNDVELIPSTGGVFEVVVDGVLVYSKKETGEFPDEQQLVKQLVNS comes from the coding sequence ATGAAAGCGAGTATTGAATATTGCACGATGTGAGGTTATGAAGTGCGTGCTGTCAGTTTGGCGGCATTACTGAAGAAACATTGCGGCAATGATGTTGAATTGATCCCGTCGACCGGTGGCGTCTTTGAAGTTGTGGTTGATGGTGTGCTTGTCTATTCAAAAAAAGAGACCGGAGAGTTTCCCGATGAACAACAGCTGGTGAAACAACTGGTTAACTCATAA
- a CDS encoding transglutaminase family protein, whose amino-acid sequence MTWIKATCDINFHMDACTPLVLMLRPRSGSHQWVARESYTLSPHVAVVEYTDGYGNLCQRLVAPEGAFSIHTSAEVMTADEFDMAPGAYFVEIQNLPESVLAYLLPSRYCESDRFGDLARDIVAGEQPGYDQVASIDRWVRNSIRYTPGSSPFPVSATEVNMRGEGVCRDLAHIGVALCRSISIPARLVVGYLYGLYPMDLHAWFEAYVGGRWYTFDPTQNQMKGGRIAIAYGRDAADVSIFHQFGAGEILTSLEVCVELLPGAPD is encoded by the coding sequence ATGACATGGATTAAAGCGACATGTGATATCAATTTTCACATGGATGCATGTACGCCTTTGGTCTTGATGTTACGTCCTCGCAGCGGTTCGCATCAATGGGTTGCACGTGAGTCTTACACACTCTCTCCTCACGTTGCCGTTGTGGAATATACGGATGGCTATGGCAACCTCTGCCAGCGCCTGGTCGCACCGGAAGGGGCCTTTTCCATTCACACCTCGGCTGAAGTCATGACTGCAGATGAGTTCGACATGGCTCCGGGAGCTTATTTCGTTGAGATTCAGAACCTTCCCGAATCAGTCCTTGCCTATTTACTTCCCAGTCGGTATTGCGAATCGGACCGCTTTGGTGATCTCGCGCGGGACATCGTAGCCGGAGAGCAACCCGGTTACGATCAAGTCGCGAGCATCGACCGTTGGGTGCGAAACTCCATCCGGTACACACCCGGATCGAGTCCTTTTCCTGTCTCCGCCACTGAGGTCAATATGCGTGGTGAAGGCGTATGCCGTGATCTTGCTCATATTGGCGTGGCGCTCTGCCGTAGCATCAGCATCCCTGCCCGGCTGGTTGTTGGTTACCTTTATGGTCTGTATCCTATGGACCTGCACGCATGGTTCGAGGCTTATGTTGGCGGGCGCTGGTATACCTTCGACCCCACACAAAACCAGATGAAAGGTGGGAGGATCGCTATCGCCTATGGTCGTGATGCGGCAGATGTGTCGATATTCCATCAGTTTGGGGCTGGAGAGATCTTGACCAGTTTAGAGGTTTGCGTTGAGTTGCTCCCCGGCGCACCGGACTGA
- a CDS encoding DUF393 domain-containing protein — MKINYPLTLFYDGACGVCSTEIRYYRSIADQRVKFVNIASADFDAEAFGKTIDEFQEKLQARDADGHYYSGVEAFRRLWEALPSPLYPLLSSFVGLPGINHTARAGYAVFARYRHLLPSSRATSCQIFNKH; from the coding sequence ATGAAGATCAACTATCCACTGACACTCTTTTACGATGGGGCCTGCGGAGTCTGCAGCACCGAGATCCGTTACTATCGTTCGATCGCAGACCAACGTGTCAAGTTCGTTAATATTGCGAGTGCTGATTTCGACGCCGAGGCTTTCGGCAAAACAATAGATGAATTTCAGGAGAAGCTGCAGGCACGTGATGCAGATGGTCATTATTATTCCGGGGTTGAAGCTTTCAGGCGTCTCTGGGAGGCCCTCCCTTCACCCCTATACCCGCTGCTGTCTTCATTCGTAGGCTTACCTGGCATCAACCACACTGCTCGCGCCGGATACGCGGTCTTTGCAAGGTATCGGCACCTGTTACCCTCAAGCCGTGCAACCAGTTGCCAGATTTTCAACAAGCATTAA
- a CDS encoding MFS transporter, translated as MRFYFLFKFDIIYNADDILVSMFFVEPPFMSHEVESCQQTTRGWASVVLRPADFLPSSLTNALSYRWLVFAVLACGYVLVYFHRLCPAVVAVDMMSDLQTGGALLGLLGSAYFYPYALMQIPAGLLADSWGARRTVTLFTLIAFVGALIIGLAPNVTVAIVGRILVGLGVSMLFVPTMKILTEWFRPHEFARMTGILLAMGGLGSLVSATPLALLTGWFGWRMAFVAVAGLTLLLSLCVWMVVRDRPADMGWSIPGKAKVGSMVDISLANGVKQVLASGNFWLLAGWFFFQSAVFFSFAGLWGGPYLNHVYSLDRVGAGQILSMLAVGLIVGSPMQTWFSNRVCKGRKPVLILSSVVTSGITGLLVFSTAGLSLNTLSLICFLMGMFTSASVVIGFSATKELFPVQIAGTSIGLINLFPFAGGAVFQPVLGWILQSHEVSENVYSVAGYQSAFVVLLCCGLTALCCAGIMRETMKNGHLVYGH; from the coding sequence TTGCGTTTCTATTTCCTTTTCAAGTTCGATATTATTTATAATGCTGATGACATTCTGGTCAGCATGTTTTTCGTGGAGCCGCCGTTTATGAGTCATGAAGTCGAAAGCTGTCAACAAACGACAAGAGGCTGGGCGTCCGTTGTCCTTCGCCCGGCGGACTTCCTGCCGTCATCTCTGACGAATGCCTTGTCGTATCGCTGGCTGGTTTTTGCAGTGCTCGCCTGTGGTTATGTCCTGGTGTATTTCCATCGCCTTTGCCCGGCGGTCGTTGCTGTCGATATGATGAGTGATCTGCAAACGGGCGGCGCTTTACTTGGCTTGTTGGGTTCCGCCTATTTTTACCCTTACGCCCTTATGCAGATACCCGCAGGTTTGCTTGCTGATTCCTGGGGCGCAAGACGCACGGTCACTCTGTTTACCCTGATTGCCTTTGTGGGCGCTCTGATCATCGGATTGGCACCAAATGTCACTGTCGCTATTGTTGGCCGTATTCTTGTTGGTTTAGGTGTTTCCATGCTCTTTGTGCCGACGATGAAGATCCTTACAGAGTGGTTCCGGCCTCATGAATTCGCAAGAATGACCGGCATTCTCTTGGCTATGGGCGGGCTTGGCTCTCTCGTGTCAGCGACGCCCCTGGCCCTTTTGACCGGATGGTTCGGCTGGCGCATGGCTTTTGTTGCTGTCGCCGGTTTAACTTTGCTGCTGTCTTTGTGCGTCTGGATGGTTGTCCGTGATCGTCCCGCCGATATGGGCTGGTCGATTCCCGGCAAGGCAAAGGTTGGGTCCATGGTTGATATTAGTCTTGCGAATGGTGTTAAACAGGTCTTGGCTAGTGGAAACTTCTGGTTGCTGGCAGGGTGGTTCTTTTTTCAGTCAGCGGTCTTCTTCTCGTTTGCAGGGCTGTGGGGCGGACCTTATCTTAACCATGTGTACAGCCTTGACCGTGTCGGAGCGGGGCAGATCCTCTCGATGCTGGCCGTTGGCCTGATCGTTGGAAGCCCAATGCAGACATGGTTCTCGAATAGAGTCTGCAAAGGACGCAAACCTGTCTTGATTCTTTCAAGCGTTGTTACCAGTGGCATCACTGGCCTGTTGGTGTTTTCAACAGCAGGTCTCTCACTCAATACTTTGTCGCTGATCTGTTTCCTGATGGGTATGTTTACCAGCGCCTCCGTGGTGATTGGTTTCTCTGCGACGAAAGAGCTTTTCCCTGTGCAGATTGCCGGCACATCGATCGGCTTGATCAATCTCTTTCCGTTTGCCGGCGGAGCAGTTTTCCAGCCTGTGCTTGGCTGGATTCTGCAAAGCCACGAAGTCTCTGAGAATGTATACTCCGTCGCTGGCTATCAATCGGCCTTTGTCGTATTGCTCTGCTGTGGACTCACTGCGCTTTGCTGCGCAGGAATCATGAGAGAAACGATGAAGAACGGTCACCTGGTGTACGGTCACTAA